CTGCTTGATGCAGTCCTGAAACAGTTCCGCTGATTCAGGTTCAAGTCGCACCTGGGAGGGGCGGGAAACCGCCCCTCTACAGGCTAACCCGATGGAGAAAACCATGGCACCGCTGTTGATTGCCGCAGTAACCCCGGACGACCCAGGTTTTACGGCGTTGCGCGCCGAAAGCCAGGCGCAAAATCTGAATATGCTTCGCCGCCTGGCGGAGAACTGGCAGAGTGGGGAAAATCGCTTTGACGCACCGGGAGAAAAGCTGCTGGGGGCCTTTGCGCATGGGCAGCTGGTCGGCGTTTGCGGGCTGAATATCGACCCTTTTAGCCAGCAGGTGCGGGCCGGGCGCATCCGCCATTTATACATCGGTGAAAGCCACCGCCGGCAGGGGATCGGGCATCAACTACTGGTCTCGGTTATCACCCACTCCGGCACCAGCTTTGATTTTCTCAACACTCATGCGCCGTCAACGGCCTGGTCGTTTTATGAAAATCTGGGATTTCGCCCGGTGTACGATGAACCTCATGTCACGCATCGCCTGTTCTGCTCACTTTAGCCATCGCTGGCTGCCGGGGAATGTGCATGTTACAGTCCAGTGACGATTTATTCCCCATATCCGGGCCGTAATGACCATTACCGTATTCTGTATTTTACTGTTCGCTGCTCTGCTTCACGCCAGCTGGAACGCTATCGTTAAAGCGAGCGGCGATAAGATGTATGCGGCAATCGGCGTTAGCGGTTCAGCCGCATTAATCGCCCTGGTTTTACTCCCCTTTGCCCCACAACCCACACTCGCCAGCGTGCCGTTTCTTGCCGTCTCCTGTGCGTTACAGGTGGTATACACCGTGCTGGTGGCGAAAACCTACCAGGTCTCGGATATGAGCCAGACCTATCCGCTGATGCGCGGTACCGCGCCGCTGCTGGTGGCGATAATCAGCGTCATCTTCCTTGGCGACCATCTCTCGCCGCTGGCGTGGCTGGGGATTGGCGTCATCTGCCTGGCGATTCTGGCGATGGCCTTTAACGGTCGATCCAGTTCAAGTACCGGCATCGTACTGGCGCTGATTAACGCCTGTTTTATTGCCGGTTACACGCTGGTGGACGGAACCGGGGTGCGGCTTTCAGAAACCGCGCTGGGCTATACGCTGTGGACTTTTTTTATGAACGGTTTTTGTCTGCTGAGCTGGGCGATGATCGCCCGACGCCAGCAGGCCAGCCGCTATCTGCGCCAGAACTGGAAGAAAGGCATGATCGGCGGCGTCGGCACCATGGGCTCTTATGGTCTGGCGCTGTGGGCGATGACTCAGGCACCGCTGGCGGTCGTCGCCGCGCTACGTGAGACGTCGATTCTGTTCGGCGCAGTTATCGCTTTTATCCTGTTGAAAGAAAAGCTCGTTCCACTGCGCATTGTTGCGGCTTGCGGTATCGCCGCCGGGGCGATTCTGTTACGGCTGTCTTAACCCAGACATGGCAACATTAGTTGCCGATTATTGTTTACAAAACCTACCTGAAATCCTCCCTGTAATCCCCCTCATAGGGTTGTTCTGTCATTTTTATGTGGTAGATTCCTCCATCGTTTTGCGGGTGTGTTAGTCACATATTCTTTATCTTCCATATTTCACAAAGTATTCATCGACATGAAACGGCATAAGAACTTCAATTTGTTGTTGATGCTGGTACTGCTGGTGGCCGTCGGCCAGATGGCGCAGACCATATATATCCCGGCGATTGCTGATATGGCGGTATCGCTCAACGTCCGTGAGGGCGCGGTGCAGAGCGTGATGGCCGCTTATCTGTTGACCTACGGCGTATCGCAGCTCTTCTATGGCCCGCTGTCCGATCGCGTTGGTCGTCGCCCGGTGATCCTCGTGGGAATGTCTATTTTTATGCTGGCGACGCTGGTTGCCATCACTACCCATAGCCTGCCGGTGCTGATCGCCGCCAGCGCAATGCAGGGGATGGGCACCGGAGTCGGCGGCGTGATGGCGCGAACCCTGCCGCGCGATCTGTATGAAGGCGCACAGCTCAGGCACGCTAACAGTCTGTTGAATATGGGCATTCTGGTCAGTCCGCTGCTTGCGCCGCTGATCGGCGGCATTCTCGATACCCTGTGGAACTGGCGGGCCTGCTACGTCTTCCTGCTGGTGCTTTGTGCTGGCGTGACCTTCAGCATGGCGCGCTGGATGCCGGAAACCCGACCAACCGGCGCACCGCGTACCCGGCTTATCACCAATTACAAAACGCTGTTCGGCACCAGCGCGTTTAACTGCTATCTGCTGATGCTGATCGGCGGCCTGGCGGGTATTGCTGTGTTCGAAGCCTGTTCCGGCGTGCTGATGGGCGCTGTGCTGGGCTTGAGCAGCCTGTCGGTGAGCATTCTGTTTATTCTGCCAATCCCGGCGGCGTTCTTTGGTGCGTGGTTTGCCGGACGCCCGAATAAACGCTTCTCGACGCTGATGTGGCAATCGGTGATTTGCTGCCTGCTGGCGGGGGTGATGATGTGGATCCCGGGCTTGCTGGGCATAATGACCGTCTGGACCCTGCTGGCACCTGCCGCGCTGTTCTTTTTTGGCGCGGGGATGCTGTTCCCGCTGGCAACCAGCGGCGCGATGGAGCCATTTCCGTTCCTCGCCGGAACCGCCGGGGCGCTGGTGGGCGGGCTGCAAAACATTGGCTCCGGCGTGCTGGCGTGGTTGTCGGCAATGATGCCGCAGACCGGTCAGGGCAGCCTGGGCCTGTTAATGATGCTGATGGGCTTGCTGATTCTGCTGTGCTGGCTGCCGCTGGCATCGCGGTTTAGCCGCCACCAGCAGCCAGTTTAAAGCTTCGCCAGTTCGTGACGCGGGCTACCGGCCCGCAGATGGCTGTGAACCTGTAGGGGGGAATCAGCCGCCAATCCCGTGGCTAATCAGTGCCAGCGCGTGGCTGACAATCATCTGCTTGTTCACTGATTGCAACCGCACATCGGTATGGGTACGGGAAAACGGCACCAGTACCAGGCTTATTAAGGTGGTAAACAGCAGCTCCGGCGACAGCGCCGGGTTGAGTTTGCCCTCCTGCTGCCAGCGGCGCACCGTCGACAGCATTTTGTGGTATTTCTCATCGCCAAAACGCGCGTGCATATGCTGACGCAGTACCGGCATCTCGCCGATGATCTCCTGCATCCACAGCGGTGCGAACCATGCATTTTTCTCCGCCATCGCCGCCAGAGTTTCAATAAGCAGGGTAAAAGCGGTCACCGGCTCATCGCTATGTTCAACAAAAATTAGGCCGATGTCGTTGCGCAGCGGCATAAAGCGCTCTTCGACCAGCTTTTCCACCAGCGCCTCCCGCGAGCTGAAATAGTAGTGCAGCATCGCGGGCGTCACCCCCGCTTCTTTGGCGATGGCGTTCAGTGAAATTCGCGCGATCCCGTGGCGGGCAAACAGCGCCAGGGCAATATCCATCAACTGTTCGCGGTTGGCGGAGCCGGATTTCTGCCCGCGCGGGCGACCGGGGCGACGTGGAGCTTCATTGTCTTTTTGTGCTGACATCGTATGGCGATCCCTTGACCTGATTCATCATTTCCCTAAATATTAATTATATATTTAATTAATTTCAAGCGAGTGATGCTATGACATCTGAAGTCGCGAGCCAACCGGCGGTACCCTCGATCCGCCTGCTCTTCAGCGCTCTACTGCTGGTCATGCTGCTATCAGCGCTGGACCAGACTATTGTCTCGACCGCGCTGCCGACCATCGTCGGCGAACTCGGCGGGCTGGATAAACTCTCGTGGGTAGTGACCGCCTATATCCTCAGTTCGACCATCGCGGTGCCGCTGTACGGCAAATTTGGCGATCTGTTCGGACGAAAAATTGTCCTGCAGGTGGCGATCGTGCTGTTCCTTGCCGGTTCCGCCCTGTGCGGGCTGGCGCAGAACATGACCCAACTGGTGCTGATGCGCGCCCTGCAAGGGTTGGGCGGCGGTGGTCTGATGGTGATCAGCATGGCGGCGGTAGCCGATGTGATCCCGCCTGCTAATCGCGGTCGCTATCAGGGGTTATTCGGTGGTGTTTTTGGCCTGGCGACGGTGATCGGGCCGTTAATCGGCGGCTTCCTGGTGCAGCACGCCTCCTGGCGCTGGATTTTCTACATCAACCTGCCGCTGGGCCTGTTCGCGCTGCTGGTGATCGGCGCGGTTTTTCACAGCAGCAACAAGCGCAGCCAGCACCAGATCGACTGGCTGGGGGCGATTTACCTCAGCATGGCGCTGCTGTGCATCATCCTGTTTACCTCCGAGGGTGGCAGCGTTCGCGCGTGGAGCGACCCGCAGCTGTGGTGTATTCTGGCCTTTGGCGTGGTGGGGATTATCGGTTTTATTCATGAAGAACGACTGGCCGCGGAGCCGATTATTCCGCTCTCATTGTTCCGCAACCGCAGCTTTCTGCTGTGCAGCCTGATTGGCTTTGTCGTTGGGATGTCGTTGTTTGGTTCGGTGACCTTTCTGCCGCTCTATTTGCAGGTGGTAAAAGCGGCGACGCCGACCGAGGCGGGGCTACAGCTGATCCCGCTGATGGGTGGGCTACTGCTGACCTCGATCATCAGCGGACGCGTTATCAGCCATACCGGTAAGTACCGGGTGTTTCCGATTATCGGCACCTTGCTGGGCGTGGTGGGAATGGTGCTGCTGACGCGCATTACCATCCACTCGCCGATGTGGCAGCTGTATCTGTTCACCAGCGTGCTGGGAGCGGGTCTGGGACTGGTGATGCAGGTGCTGATACTGGCAGTGCAGAACGCGATGCCTGCGCAAATGTACGGTGTGGCAACCTCCGGCGTGACGCTGTTCCGCTCGATTGGCGGCTCTATCGGCGTGGCGCTGTTTGGCGCGGTATTCACTCATGTATTGCAAAATAACCTGCAACACCTGCTGCCGGAAGGTGCGCAGCTGCCGCGGGCGCTGAATCCGGCGGCGGTACAGAATTTGCCTGCGGAGATTCGTCTGGATTACCTCGACTCCTTCGGGGCCGCTATCCACGCGGCGTTCCTGATGGCGGCCTGCATTATGGCGGTGGCGTTTGTGCTCTCCTGGCTACTGAAAGAAGCACCGCTGAAAACGACTGCTCACTAGGCGGTGGCGGCAATACGCAGCAGCGCCCGACGTAGGGCAGGTGCGGCGAAATCGATAAATTTACGCAGCTTGAGCGGGGCCAGATCTCGGGCGTTAGAGAGCAGATGCACCGGCGCGGGTTCCGGCTCCATCGTTTGAAAAATCAGCTTCAGTTCGCCGCACACCAGGCCATCGATAGCCTGGTAATGCAGCAGGCGCGCCACGCCAGCCCCCAGTCGGGCGGCGTCGGCGGCGCTCTCCGGGGTGGTCACCGAAAGCACCGGAGCGAGCGCGACCAGCCGGTCCTGCGCTTCCGTGGTATTAAACCGCCAGCCGCTGTAGGGCATCGGCGACTCAATGTGAATCATCGGCAGCATGGTCAGATCGCGCGGGCGTTCTGGCGTGCCGTGTTTTTCCAGCAACCCCGGATGCGCACAGGTGACGATGCGCATCTCACCAAGGCGGGTCGCCACCATCCCGCTATCCGGCAAGGCACCGATACGTACCGCTAAATCAACATGCTCGTCCACCAGGTCGGCGTTGCGATCGCTAAGCAGTAAACGGACGCGAATCTGCGGGTAACGGGCAAAAAATTCCGTGATTACCGGTAAAACGTGCAAGCGACCAAACATGATAGGCGCGGAGATCGTCAGCTCGCCTTTTGGTTCCTGATATTCGCCCACCGCCTGGCGCTCGGCGTTCTCCACCTCTTCAAGAATGCGCCGCGCGGCGGCGACATAATCGGCTCCGGCGTCGGTCAGCGTTAGCTTGCGGGTTGTACGGATGAGCAGGCGCACGCCGAGCGCATTTTCCAGTTCGGCAATATTGCGGCTGACGGTGGTCAGAGGCGTATTTAGTGCCCGCGCCGCTGCCGACATACTGCCGAGTTCAGTCACTTTCACCAGCAGCGCCATGGCGCTGAGTCGGTCCATAATTATCCCGTTTTCCGGAAAGATGATTGCCAGATCCCCACTATTATCTTTTTTGTCGACACAGTCCATGATGAGTCATGCCACATCGCCTTCGGAGGAATTATGTCAGCAGACTTTCTTGATATCGCCATGACCCCTAACGTGATGGATGTTCAGCATGAGATGGGTAGCGATGAGATGTGGCAGTCGCCGCATCGCCCGCGTAGAGGCAAGCGCTTCAGCGACAGCGAAGAGGGGATGATCGCCACCCGCGATAGCTTCTACCTGGCGACGATTTCGCAAACCGGCTGGCCCTATATTCAGCATCGCGGCGGCCCGGTGGGTTTCCTGCATCTGCTGGATGAGACCACTCTGGCGATGGCGGATTTCTCTGGCAATCGCCAGTACATCACCACCGGCAATCTGCGCGGTAGCGACCGGGCGTGTCTGTTTTTGATGGATTACCCGCGCCGTGCCAGGCTGAAAATCTACGCCACCGTGGAAGTTGTGGCGGCGGAGAGCGACCCGCAACTGCTGGCGTGCATCACGCCGGAGAACTATCGGGCCAGAATCGAGCGCATTTTTCGCTTTCATTTACAGGCTTTTGACTGGAACTGCCCTCAGCATATTACCCCGCGCTACACCGCCCAGCAGGTAGCGGAGTATAGCCAGACGCTGCAACAGCGTATTGACGATCTGGAGCAGGAGAACCAGCGCCTGCAACAGCTTATATACCCAAAATAATTCGAGTTGCTTAAAGGCGGCAAGGGAGTGAGTCCCCAGGAGCATAGATAACTATGTGACTGGGGTGAACGAGTGTAGCCAACACATAAGCAACTTGAAGTATGAAGGGTATTCATACAGGAGAATAATGATGACCGAACAACGCCCACCTCTGCCGCCGTTTACCCGCGAGAGCGCCGCGCAAAAAGTGCGGGCCGCCGAAGATGGCTGGAACAGCCGCGATGCCGGAAAGGTCGCGCTGGCCTACACCGTCGATAGCGAATGGCGTAATCGCAGCGAGTTTGTGCACGGCAGGACGCAAATTATCGACTTTTTGCAGCGAAAATGGCGTAAAGAGCAGGAATATCGTCTGATTAAGGAACTGTGGGCGTGGAGCGACAATCGTATTGCGGTGCGCTTTGCCTATGAGTGGCACGATGACAGCGGCAACTGGTTTCGCTCCTACGGCAATGAGAACTGGGAGTTTGATGAACGCGGCCTGATGCACACGCGCTACGCTTGCATCAACGACCTGCCGATCGCCGAAAGCGAGCGCCTGTTCCACTGGCCCCAGGGCCGTCGCCCGGACGATCACCCGGGATTGAGTGCGCTGGGGCTGTAAACATCGACCCCTCCCCGGCTCGCGCTGCGCTTAGCCGGGCTACGGATTTACAGCCGCCTGAGATCGGGTAGCCCGGCTAAGGCGCATCGCGCCGCGAGCCGGGGGAAGATGATTTTATTTCCGATTGCCGTTTTTGCGTTTAAAACCTCACCCCAAAGTCGTTATAGTTTCAGACGAAAAAATAATAACGATTCTCTATGGACTGACGGGGTAATAACAATGAAATTGCGTTTACGGACAGCCGCCGCCGTGGTGCTGGCGGGCCTGCTGCTGACAGGCTGCGACCAGAAGGGCAGCGATGCCAAACACATTAAAGTTGGCGTGATTAACGGCGCTGAACAGGATGTGGCGGAAGTGGCCAGGAAAGTCGCCAAAGAGAAATATGGCCTCGACGTTGAGCTGGTGGGCTTTAGCGGCTCGCTGCTGCCCAACGAATCTACCAACGCCGGGGATCTGGACGCTAACGTCTTCCAGCACCGTCCGTTCCTCGCCCAGGATAACAAAGCCCACAACTATCGCCTGGTGGCGGTCGGTAATACCTTCGTCTTCCCGATGGCGGGCTATTCGCGCAAAGTTAAATCCGTCGCCGAGCTGAAAGACGGCGCGACCATCGCCATTCCTAACGACCCGACCAACCTGGGCCGCGCGCTGCTTCTGCTCCAGCAGGAGAAGCTGATTACGCTCAAGGCGGGCACCGGCCTGCTGCCGACGGCGGTCGATATCACCGACAACCCACATAACCTGAAAATCATGGAGCTGGAAGGGGCGCAGCTACCGCGTGTGATTGACGACCCGCAAGTCGATGTGGCGATCATCAGCACGACTTACCTCCAACAGACCGGGTTAACGCCGGTGCGCGACGGCATCTTTATCGAAGACAAAAACTCGCCATATGTGAACATCATCGTGACCCGCGAAGACAACAAAGACGCGGAAAACGTAAAAGAGTTTATGCAGTCCTACCAGTCGCCGGAAGTGGCGAAGGCGGCAGAGACCATCTTCAACGGCGGTGCGGTTCCCGGCTGGTAATCATTCACACAAGGAGGAGTGGCGATGACCCGGCAACGCCAGGCAGATTTGCTGCTAATAGCCGCGACGGTTATCGCCGCCTGCGGATGGATTTTTTCCCGTGAAGCGATTGCCGGCATGCCGGTTTTCGCCTTCCTCGGCCTGCGTTTTTTCTTTGCCGCGCTGCTGTTGCTGCCGTTCTGTCGCGGATTTCGCGTCGACAAGCAGCACTGGCCGCGCATTATTATCAGCGGTCTGTGGTTTGCGTTAAACCTGTGCCTGTGGATCTACTCGGTATCGACAACTCCGTCGCTGGGCGAAGGGGCGTTTATTATGAGCCTGTCGATGCTGTTCGTGCCGCTTACCGCGTGGGCGATGATGAAAGCGCGTCCGGCGCGGGCCTACTGGGAATGCCTGCCGATTGCCATTGTCGGCCTCGGTTTGCTCAGCCTGCATATGCCGATTGAGTTTCACCCCAGTCAGGGCTGGTTTCTGCTGACCGCGCTAGTGCAATCAATCTGGTTTTGCTACACCAGCAACTGCGCCCGCGAGGTGCCGCTGATCCCGCTAACTACCGTGCAGCTTGGCATCACCGGGATTGTCGGACTGGGGATTTCCGCCGCCGTCGAGACCTGGGATCAGCCGTTTACCCTGCCGACCTTCGGCTGGCTGCTCGCCAGCATTGTCATCGCGACCAGCCTGCGCTTCGGCCTGCAAATGAAGGGGCAGAAATACGCAGCGGTCGCCAGTGCGGCAATTATTATGGTGCTTGAGCCTCTGTTGACGGTGATTGCCGCCGCGCTGTGGTACGGCGAACAGCTGCCGTTGCAGAAGATTATCGGCGGCGTGCTGATCCTCGTCGCCCAGCTGTGGTTCCGCTGGCGGATGCTAAAGCCGCTACGCTAAACCGGTCCGCCGCTGCGCCATCAGATGCAGCAGCGGCACCAGCGATAGTCCGTCCGGCATCTCGCCGCGGGCGATCAGCTGGCCAATCTCTTCGAGGGTAAACCAGCCGGTTTCCATCACCTCATCCTGATCTTCATCCATACCTACATAGCTTAAATCGCGGGCGAGCCAGGTGATAAACAGCTGGTCGCTGCTGCCGTAAGAGGGGTTATAGCGGATAATTTCTTCGGCATTTTTCGCCTGCCAGCCGGTTTCTTCCCGTAGTTCACGCAGGGCCGCCTCGCGCGGATCTTCCCCTTCATCAACGCCGCCCGAAGGAACGGCCCACACCACCTGGTCTATTAGATAACGGTAGTGGCGGATTAGCAGCACTTTGTCATCCTGCATAGCCACAATCCCCACCGCCGGTCGCGGGTAGTGGATGGAGTAAAAATCCCGCCGATCGCCGGGGGCCATATCAATGCCGACCTTGCGCATGCTGAACCACGGAGTATCCGCCATAACCTCGGCATCGTGCATATCGGCGGCGGTGAGTTTCTTTTTCATTGTAGCCACTGTTCCTCAAAGTTGAGCGTTCAGCACACCATAGGCAGGGGCGGATGGCAACCGCCGCAGATTGGCCCAATCCCATCGATCATTGCCCAAACGCCCATATTGCGCCAGGCTTGTGGCACGTACGATGTTCGCCAGATAACCGCGAAGAGGAATGAGCATCATGAAAATAACCCACATCCGTAATGCTACGCAGATTATTGAATATGCTGGTCAAAAATTTCTTATTGACCCCATGCTTTCTGACAAAGGTGCCTGGGCGGGATTTGCCGGAACCGCGCGCAGCGAGCTGCGCAACCCGTTGGTGGCGCTGCCTTTCTCTGTTGAAAAGATTGTTGATGTTGACGCCATTATCGTCACCCACACCCATGAAGATCACTGGGACGAGGCGGCGATCGCCGCGATCCCCAAAACGCTGCCGATCTATGTTCAGCATGAGGCCGATGCTCAGTTGCTGCGCGGACAAGGGTTCAGTGATATTCGTCTGCTCTCTGAGGACAGCGCATTTGCCGACGTTGCCCTGGTGAAAACCACTTCCGGCCAGCACGGTAGCGACCGCACTTATGCGGTTGCGGCGATGGCCGAACGTCTGGGCGAAGCCTGCGGCGTGGTTCTGCGTCATCCGCAGGAGAAAACCCTGTGGCTGGTGGGTGATACCATCTGGCGCGATGACGTAGAAGCCGATATGGTCAGACTGCAACCGGACGTGGTGGTGCTGAATGCCGGATATGCTCACGTTATCGGTTTTGGGCCGATCATTATGGGCAAAGAAGATGTGCTGAAGGCGCATTTCACCCTACCGGAAGCCAAAATTGTCGCAAGTCATATGGAAGCGGTAAACCACTGCCTGCTGAGCCGCGATGAGCTGCGTCAGTACGTGGCCGACAATCAGATTGCCGATGCGGTCAGCATCCCGCAGGATGGGGAAACGTTGGTCTTTTAATGCTGGAGCGGGCGATGAAACTCACGGAAGTGGCGATTGTGGCGGTGGACGGGTTTAGCCCGTTCCACTACTCGGTGCCCTGTATGCTGTTTGGCGATACGGTCTCGGAAACCAAACGCTTTAACCTGCATATTTGCGCCGAACGACCGGGGCTATTGACCGCTCGCGACGGCTTTGCGCTGAACGCCAGCGGCGACTTTGCGACCCTTGAACAGGCGGATATTGTCGTGGTGCCTTACTGGGGCGCAGTGAACCAACGTCCTGTGCAGTCGCTGCTCGACAGCCTTGTGCGAGCGCGTAATAACGGCGCGGAAATCGTCGGCCTGTGCCTCGGGGCATTTGTGCTGGGCTACGCCGGGCTGCTGGACGGCAAGCGGGCGGCGACCCATTGGGAGTTCGAGCAGGATTTTCAGCGTCTGTTTCCGCAGGTGCAGCTGGATATCAACGCCCTGTACGTCGATGACCAGCGCATTATTACCTCGGCGGGCACCGCGGCAGCACTCGACTGCTGCCTGTATATCATCCGCCAGCGTTTCGGCAGCCTTGCCGCCAATCAGATTGCCCGGCGGATGATCGTCCCGCCGCACCGCGAGGGCGGGCAGGCGCAGTTTATTGCTCAGCCGGTGCCGAAAAACACCCGCGACGCGCGGATTAACGGCCTGCTTGAGTATCTCCAGCAGCATATCCGCGAACCACATAATCTTGATTCGCTGGCGCAGGTGGCGGCAATGAGCCGCCGCACCCTGACCCGCCATTTCGCCAAAGCGACCGGCATGAGCATCGCCGACTGGCTTTCCGCCGAACGCCTGCGACGCAGCCAGCTTCTGCTGGAAGCCGGGGATCTACCGATTGAACAGGTGGCTGAGGAAGTGGGCTATCTCTCCGCCGTGACTTATCGCCAGCAGTTTAAATCGCGTTTTGGCGTTAGCCCGGCGGAGTGGCGGCGTACCTTTCGCCGTGGCGCTTAACCGCCGAGAGTAGCGCTGTCGATCACGAAGCGGTATTTCACGTCGCCTTTGACCATTCTCTCCCAGGCTTCGTTAATCTGATCGCCGCGAATCAGCTCAATATCGGCGACGATACCGTGCTCGGCGCAAAAATCGAGCATCTCCTGGGTTTCAGGAATGCCGCCGATCATCGACCCGGCAATCGACCGGCGACGGAAGATCAGGTTAAACACTTCCGGTGACGGATGCGGCGTGGCGGGCGCGCCCACCAGGGTTAGCGTGCCGTCGCGTTTAAGCAGCGTGGTAAAGGCATCGAGATTGTGCGGTGCCGCCACGGTGTTGAGAATAAAGTCGAAGCTTTTCACGTGCGCCGCCATCTCGTCCTCGTTGCGCGACACTACGACCTCATCCGCGCCTAGCTCCCGCGCCGTATCACGCTTGGATTCTGAGGTGGTGAATGCCACCACGTGGGCGCCCATGGCGTGGGCCAACTTAATCCCCATATGCCCCAGCCCACCGATCCCGACAACGCCCACTTTTTTGCCCGGCCCGACGTTCCAGTGGCGCAGCGGCGAGTAGGTGGTGATACCCGCGCACAGCAGCGGTGCGACGGCGGCCAGCTGCTCTTTAGGATGGCGCACGCGCAGCACGTAGCGCTGATGAACGACGATTTGCTGGGAGTAACCCCCCAGGGTGTGGCCAGGGGTATCCTGCGTTGGGCCGTTGTAGGTGAGCACCATGTGATCGCAGTAGTTTTCTAGCCCGTCCTGGCACTCCTCGCACGCTTTACAGCTATCGACCATGCAGCCGACGCCCACCAGATCGCCAACGGCATAGCCGGAGACCCGGTTGCCCACGGCGGTCACCCGGCCAACGATTTCATGGCCCGGCACGCAGGGGTAGAGCGTTCCGGCCCATTCGGAGCGCGCCTGGTGTAAATCGGAGTGGCAGACGCCGCAATAATCAATGGCGATCTGCACATCGTCCGGCCCAGGTTCGCGGCGGGTGATGGCCATAGCACCCAGCGGCTGGCTGGCGGAATTCGTACCAATAGCGTTGATCTGCATAGCAAAACCTCTTCTACGTAACGGAGTTGAATAAAACGGAGGGGGGAGAACGTTTTTTGCGCGGTAGAGTAAAGCGTAGCCTGGTTGAAGCGGGATGGGAGGAGGAAAGCTCAAAGGGTTAAAGAGCTGCTGCGGCAAGAGGGGATTTAGTTAGTTATTAATATATACCCGTCATACTTCAAGTTGCATGTGCGTTGGCTTTCCTCGCTCGCCCCAGTCACTTACTTCAGTAAGCTCCTGGGGACTCACTGCGTCGCCGCCTTCCTGCCACTCGAATTATTTAGGGTATAGTACGGGCTGATTTTTAAACTTAATCAGGTCTGCAATAAGTAACGAATCGTGTCTTTTG
This Klebsiella sp. RHBSTW-00484 DNA region includes the following protein-coding sequences:
- a CDS encoding GNAT family N-acetyltransferase, which produces MAPLLIAAVTPDDPGFTALRAESQAQNLNMLRRLAENWQSGENRFDAPGEKLLGAFAHGQLVGVCGLNIDPFSQQVRAGRIRHLYIGESHRRQGIGHQLLVSVITHSGTSFDFLNTHAPSTAWSFYENLGFRPVYDEPHVTHRLFCSL
- a CDS encoding LysR family transcriptional regulator, with product MDRLSAMALLVKVTELGSMSAAARALNTPLTTVSRNIAELENALGVRLLIRTTRKLTLTDAGADYVAAARRILEEVENAERQAVGEYQEPKGELTISAPIMFGRLHVLPVITEFFARYPQIRVRLLLSDRNADLVDEHVDLAVRIGALPDSGMVATRLGEMRIVTCAHPGLLEKHGTPERPRDLTMLPMIHIESPMPYSGWRFNTTEAQDRLVALAPVLSVTTPESAADAARLGAGVARLLHYQAIDGLVCGELKLIFQTMEPEPAPVHLLSNARDLAPLKLRKFIDFAAPALRRALLRIAATA
- a CDS encoding MDR family MFS transporter, translated to MTSEVASQPAVPSIRLLFSALLLVMLLSALDQTIVSTALPTIVGELGGLDKLSWVVTAYILSSTIAVPLYGKFGDLFGRKIVLQVAIVLFLAGSALCGLAQNMTQLVLMRALQGLGGGGLMVISMAAVADVIPPANRGRYQGLFGGVFGLATVIGPLIGGFLVQHASWRWIFYINLPLGLFALLVIGAVFHSSNKRSQHQIDWLGAIYLSMALLCIILFTSEGGSVRAWSDPQLWCILAFGVVGIIGFIHEERLAAEPIIPLSLFRNRSFLLCSLIGFVVGMSLFGSVTFLPLYLQVVKAATPTEAGLQLIPLMGGLLLTSIISGRVISHTGKYRVFPIIGTLLGVVGMVLLTRITIHSPMWQLYLFTSVLGAGLGLVMQVLILAVQNAMPAQMYGVATSGVTLFRSIGGSIGVALFGAVFTHVLQNNLQHLLPEGAQLPRALNPAAVQNLPAEIRLDYLDSFGAAIHAAFLMAACIMAVAFVLSWLLKEAPLKTTAH
- a CDS encoding TetR/AcrR family transcriptional regulator, yielding MSAQKDNEAPRRPGRPRGQKSGSANREQLMDIALALFARHGIARISLNAIAKEAGVTPAMLHYYFSSREALVEKLVEERFMPLRNDIGLIFVEHSDEPVTAFTLLIETLAAMAEKNAWFAPLWMQEIIGEMPVLRQHMHARFGDEKYHKMLSTVRRWQQEGKLNPALSPELLFTTLISLVLVPFSRTHTDVRLQSVNKQMIVSHALALISHGIGG
- a CDS encoding DMT family transporter: MTITVFCILLFAALLHASWNAIVKASGDKMYAAIGVSGSAALIALVLLPFAPQPTLASVPFLAVSCALQVVYTVLVAKTYQVSDMSQTYPLMRGTAPLLVAIISVIFLGDHLSPLAWLGIGVICLAILAMAFNGRSSSSTGIVLALINACFIAGYTLVDGTGVRLSETALGYTLWTFFMNGFCLLSWAMIARRQQASRYLRQNWKKGMIGGVGTMGSYGLALWAMTQAPLAVVAALRETSILFGAVIAFILLKEKLVPLRIVAACGIAAGAILLRLS
- a CDS encoding nuclear transport factor 2 family protein codes for the protein MTEQRPPLPPFTRESAAQKVRAAEDGWNSRDAGKVALAYTVDSEWRNRSEFVHGRTQIIDFLQRKWRKEQEYRLIKELWAWSDNRIAVRFAYEWHDDSGNWFRSYGNENWEFDERGLMHTRYACINDLPIAESERLFHWPQGRRPDDHPGLSALGL
- the emrD gene encoding multidrug efflux MFS transporter EmrD, which gives rise to MKRHKNFNLLLMLVLLVAVGQMAQTIYIPAIADMAVSLNVREGAVQSVMAAYLLTYGVSQLFYGPLSDRVGRRPVILVGMSIFMLATLVAITTHSLPVLIAASAMQGMGTGVGGVMARTLPRDLYEGAQLRHANSLLNMGILVSPLLAPLIGGILDTLWNWRACYVFLLVLCAGVTFSMARWMPETRPTGAPRTRLITNYKTLFGTSAFNCYLLMLIGGLAGIAVFEACSGVLMGAVLGLSSLSVSILFILPIPAAFFGAWFAGRPNKRFSTLMWQSVICCLLAGVMMWIPGLLGIMTVWTLLAPAALFFFGAGMLFPLATSGAMEPFPFLAGTAGALVGGLQNIGSGVLAWLSAMMPQTGQGSLGLLMMLMGLLILLCWLPLASRFSRHQQPV
- a CDS encoding pyridoxamine 5'-phosphate oxidase family protein is translated as MSADFLDIAMTPNVMDVQHEMGSDEMWQSPHRPRRGKRFSDSEEGMIATRDSFYLATISQTGWPYIQHRGGPVGFLHLLDETTLAMADFSGNRQYITTGNLRGSDRACLFLMDYPRRARLKIYATVEVVAAESDPQLLACITPENYRARIERIFRFHLQAFDWNCPQHITPRYTAQQVAEYSQTLQQRIDDLEQENQRLQQLIYPK
- the nlpA gene encoding lipoprotein NlpA, whose product is MKLRLRTAAAVVLAGLLLTGCDQKGSDAKHIKVGVINGAEQDVAEVARKVAKEKYGLDVELVGFSGSLLPNESTNAGDLDANVFQHRPFLAQDNKAHNYRLVAVGNTFVFPMAGYSRKVKSVAELKDGATIAIPNDPTNLGRALLLLQQEKLITLKAGTGLLPTAVDITDNPHNLKIMELEGAQLPRVIDDPQVDVAIISTTYLQQTGLTPVRDGIFIEDKNSPYVNIIVTREDNKDAENVKEFMQSYQSPEVAKAAETIFNGGAVPGW